A window of Polaribacter litorisediminis contains these coding sequences:
- a CDS encoding alpha/beta hydrolase-fold protein: MKKTTHTLLFLLFSLVSFSQQTIPHEIASTILETNRNIKIYLPEGYEESPDKNYPLTLVLDEAYLFDLYVANAVLFAKRDKAPQQIVVGISMEETKGNDISFDIRSGRLSATASRFYQFLRDEVLLYIESTYRTSPFISVLGQNYSANFITHFLQERKPFINAFICINPSFSDFFGQQLQSYNMPKYGKEDNTFYFYSNNSTALSAERQLKIDQIQQGLTGIKLKNFNVINDVITTPSPVSAVSEAIPRALTKIFEIYSSISKEEYDKNIKDLSPEDAIYYLENKYLEIQYLFGSNLGMRQTDIFAIENIIIEKENGDKLRDFGQMILNILPSSPLGEYYIGRYYESGKMYKKALEYYKIGYGKMDPSDPNFDAYYENIIRVSGQ, encoded by the coding sequence ATGAAAAAAACAACACACACATTATTATTCTTACTTTTTTCTTTGGTAAGTTTTTCTCAACAAACCATACCGCACGAAATAGCATCCACAATCTTAGAAACCAACCGGAATATAAAAATTTACCTACCCGAAGGCTATGAAGAAAGCCCGGATAAAAACTATCCGTTAACCCTTGTTTTAGACGAAGCCTATTTGTTTGATCTTTATGTTGCCAATGCTGTCTTATTTGCAAAAAGAGACAAAGCACCTCAGCAAATTGTTGTTGGTATTTCTATGGAAGAAACTAAAGGAAATGACATTTCATTTGATATTCGTTCCGGAAGACTAAGCGCTACAGCCTCTCGATTTTATCAATTTTTAAGAGATGAAGTTTTATTATATATAGAAAGTACCTATAGAACTTCTCCTTTTATTAGTGTATTGGGTCAGAATTATTCTGCCAATTTTATTACCCATTTTTTACAAGAAAGAAAGCCATTTATTAATGCTTTTATTTGTATTAATCCTAGTTTTTCTGATTTTTTTGGTCAACAATTACAATCCTATAACATGCCTAAATATGGTAAAGAAGACAATACCTTTTATTTTTACTCTAACAATTCTACAGCACTCTCTGCTGAAAGACAACTTAAAATTGATCAAATTCAACAAGGTTTAACGGGCATTAAACTTAAAAACTTTAATGTGATTAATGATGTTATTACCACACCGAGCCCTGTATCTGCAGTCAGCGAAGCAATTCCGAGAGCTTTAACCAAGATATTTGAAATATATTCGTCTATTTCTAAAGAAGAATATGATAAAAATATTAAAGATTTAAGTCCGGAAGATGCCATTTACTATTTAGAAAATAAATATTTAGAAATTCAATATCTCTTTGGAAGTAATTTAGGGATGCGACAAACAGATATCTTTGCTATTGAAAACATTATTATAGAGAAAGAGAATGGCGACAAACTACGCGATTTTGGTCAGATGATTTTAAATATTTTACCATCATCTCCTTTAGGAGAATATTATATTGGTAGGTATTACGAATCCGGAAAAATGTATAAAAAAGCTCTAGAATACTACAAAATTGGGTATGGAAAAATGGATCCTTCCGACCCTAATTTTGATGCGTATTACGAAAACATTATTCGCGTTAGTGGCCAGTAA
- a CDS encoding DNA-binding protein: MDLQDDLQDDLKAGAMNLKEGDKVHLVIETETGLGYTVLINEEFDGLLFRSEVFQPLEENMEVTGYIKNIREDGKIDVSLRPQGFRNVIDADVEKVLHKLKESREGFLLLTDKSSPDAIRFHMKMSKKAFKKAVGNLYKQKLITIEEDKIVLVP; this comes from the coding sequence ATGGATTTACAAGACGATTTACAAGATGATTTGAAAGCAGGAGCAATGAATTTGAAAGAAGGAGATAAAGTGCATTTAGTCATTGAAACGGAAACAGGGTTGGGATACACTGTTTTAATTAATGAAGAATTTGATGGACTCCTTTTTAGAAGTGAAGTTTTTCAGCCATTAGAGGAAAATATGGAAGTAACGGGCTATATTAAAAATATTCGGGAAGATGGTAAAATAGATGTTTCGTTAAGACCTCAAGGTTTTAGAAATGTTATTGATGCCGATGTAGAGAAAGTTTTACATAAATTAAAAGAAAGTAGGGAAGGATTTTTATTATTAACCGATAAAAGCTCGCCAGATGCTATTCGTTTTCATATGAAAATGAGTAAGAAAGCTTTTAAAAAAGCCGTTGGTAATTTATACAAACAAAAGCTAATTACTATCGAAGAAGATAAAATAGTCTTGGTGCCCTAG
- the menD gene encoding 2-succinyl-5-enolpyruvyl-6-hydroxy-3-cyclohexene-1-carboxylic-acid synthase has protein sequence MYPKKELAQIVLSACCQFDIATVVISPGSRNAPLTIGFSNHPEIETLSVVDERCAAFFALGIAQQTRKPVAVLCTSGSALLNYYPAIAEAFYSNIPLVVISADRPKHLIDIGDGQTIRQENIFQNHILFSANLIENEKYKTRNSQLIGEALQISVSQQGPVHINVPFDEPLYETVPKLNEYNFPHISLNSLDNSHINYEKLGGIWNAAKKKIILVGVSYPDDTLHKLMDLYAEDESVLLLTETTSNLRHDKAIDSIDQLIFSLKDEEFKALKPDILITFGGMIVSKRIKKFLRDYPPKHHWDIDARKATNTFFCLSEFIQTSPIDFFSHFNQFSTPLKSNYQPKWIAFRNERRKKHAAYFKDVVHSDFKVFEQVLERIPNRCQLQISNSSIIRYAQLFSMKNAVHIFCNRGTSGIDGSTSTAIGAAYASKKRTIFITGDLSFFYDSNALWNSNIPADFRIILMNNSGGGIFKIIPGPATTNALKYFETPHCLTAEHLCKMYAFEYQQASSTASVKKELETFYKVSDKPKILEIFTPSLENDTILKDYFKYIQ, from the coding sequence ATGTATCCAAAAAAAGAACTTGCACAAATTGTACTATCAGCATGTTGTCAATTTGATATTGCTACCGTTGTTATTTCACCAGGTTCTAGAAATGCACCGTTAACGATTGGGTTTTCTAATCACCCAGAAATAGAAACTTTAAGTGTGGTAGATGAGCGGTGTGCTGCTTTTTTTGCACTGGGTATTGCACAACAAACCAGAAAACCAGTGGCAGTTTTGTGCACATCGGGTTCTGCTTTGTTAAATTATTATCCGGCAATTGCAGAGGCCTTTTACAGTAATATTCCGTTAGTGGTTATTTCTGCGGACAGACCAAAACATTTAATAGATATCGGCGACGGACAAACAATTCGTCAAGAGAATATTTTTCAAAATCATATTTTGTTCTCTGCCAACTTAATAGAGAACGAGAAATATAAAACTCGCAATTCTCAGTTAATAGGAGAGGCGTTGCAAATTTCTGTTTCGCAACAAGGTCCTGTACACATTAATGTTCCGTTTGATGAACCGCTGTATGAAACGGTACCAAAATTAAACGAGTACAATTTTCCTCATATTTCATTAAATTCTTTGGATAACTCACATATTAATTATGAGAAATTAGGGGGTATTTGGAATGCAGCCAAAAAGAAAATTATTTTGGTGGGTGTAAGTTATCCAGATGACACATTGCACAAACTTATGGACTTATATGCCGAAGACGAGTCGGTGCTGTTATTAACCGAAACAACCTCTAACTTGCGCCATGATAAAGCGATAGATTCTATAGATCAATTAATTTTTTCTTTAAAAGATGAAGAATTTAAAGCGCTAAAGCCAGATATCTTAATTACGTTCGGAGGCATGATTGTTTCTAAAAGAATCAAGAAATTTTTAAGAGACTATCCGCCAAAGCATCATTGGGATATCGATGCAAGAAAAGCAACGAACACTTTTTTCTGTTTATCAGAATTTATACAAACGTCACCAATAGATTTTTTCTCGCATTTTAATCAATTTAGTACCCCTTTAAAAAGTAATTATCAACCAAAATGGATTGCTTTTAGAAACGAAAGAAGAAAAAAACACGCTGCTTATTTTAAGGATGTGGTTCATTCAGATTTTAAAGTTTTCGAGCAAGTTTTAGAACGTATTCCAAATCGTTGTCAATTGCAAATTAGTAACAGTTCTATTATTAGATATGCGCAATTATTTTCTATGAAAAATGCGGTTCATATTTTTTGTAACCGAGGCACGAGTGGTATTGACGGAAGTACAAGTACTGCGATCGGGGCGGCCTATGCTAGTAAAAAAAGAACTATTTTTATTACAGGAGATTTAAGCTTTTTTTATGACAGCAACGCACTGTGGAACTCCAATATTCCTGCGGATTTTAGAATTATTTTAATGAACAATTCGGGGGGAGGAATTTTTAAAATTATTCCAGGACCTGCAACTACAAACGCTTTAAAATATTTTGAAACGCCGCATTGTTTAACAGCAGAACATTTATGTAAAATGTATGCGTTTGAGTATCAGCAGGCATCCTCAACAGCAAGCGTTAAAAAAGAGTTAGAAACTTTTTACAAAGTGTCTGATAAACCAAAAATTTTAGAGATTTTTACACCAAGTTTAGAAAATGATACAATTTTAAAAGATTATTTTAAATATATACAATAA
- the fsa gene encoding fructose-6-phosphate aldolase, which yields MKFFIDTANLSQIKEAQALGILDGVTTNPSLMAKEGITGQANIINHYKEICELVEGDVSAEVIATDFDGMVKEGEALASLNPQIVVKLPMIKDGIKACKYFSSKGIKTNVTLVFSAGQALLAAKAGATYVSPFIGRLDDISTDGLNLISEIRLIYDNYGFNTQILAASVRHTMHIIDCAKLGSDVMTGPLSAIEGLLKHPLTDIGLAKFLADYQKGN from the coding sequence ATGAAATTTTTTATAGATACTGCAAATTTATCTCAAATAAAAGAAGCACAAGCTTTAGGTATTTTAGATGGTGTAACCACAAACCCTTCATTAATGGCGAAGGAAGGAATTACCGGTCAAGCGAATATCATTAATCATTACAAAGAAATTTGTGAATTGGTAGAGGGTGATGTTTCTGCAGAAGTAATTGCAACTGATTTTGATGGCATGGTAAAAGAAGGGGAGGCCTTAGCTTCTTTAAATCCGCAAATCGTGGTGAAATTACCCATGATCAAAGACGGAATTAAAGCCTGTAAATACTTTTCATCAAAAGGAATTAAAACAAATGTTACGTTGGTTTTTTCTGCGGGTCAAGCACTGTTAGCCGCAAAAGCAGGAGCAACGTATGTTTCTCCTTTTATTGGGCGTTTGGATGATATTTCTACAGATGGTTTAAATTTAATTTCAGAAATTCGTCTTATTTACGATAATTATGGTTTTAATACTCAAATTTTAGCAGCGTCTGTGCGTCATACCATGCATATTATAGATTGTGCAAAGTTAGGATCTGATGTGATGACCGGACCATTAAGCGCTATCGAAGGCTTATTAAAACACCCATTAACAGATATTGGTTTGGCAAAGTTTTTAGCAGATTACCAAAAAGGAAATTAA
- a CDS encoding SDR family oxidoreductase, protein MSKVVLVTGASSGIGNSIATFLQSKGYRVYGTSRNPKNSASFSFEMIALDVLKVATIQQAVAYIIKKEGNLDVLINNAGMGITGPIEDTPTDEMRKVFDTNLFGAIDVMKAVLPQMRKQKSGIIINITSIAGYMGLPFRGLYSASKGALELITEATSMEVKNLGIRVISVAPGDFATNIAAGRYHTPVFEKSAYKAPYQANLDLMDAHVQGGLDPIEMAKTVYQIMNTTNPKIHYKVGGFMEKFSIVLKRILPDTIYQKLLMNHYKL, encoded by the coding sequence ATGTCTAAAGTTGTTTTAGTTACCGGTGCTTCCTCTGGAATTGGAAATTCAATTGCTACTTTTTTACAGTCTAAAGGATATCGGGTATACGGAACAAGTAGAAATCCCAAAAATAGTGCAAGTTTTTCTTTTGAAATGATTGCTTTAGATGTTTTAAAAGTAGCTACGATTCAACAAGCTGTTGCTTATATTATTAAAAAAGAAGGTAATTTAGATGTTCTAATCAATAACGCAGGGATGGGCATTACAGGTCCAATTGAAGATACGCCAACCGATGAAATGCGAAAAGTGTTTGATACAAATTTATTTGGCGCCATCGATGTAATGAAAGCTGTTTTGCCACAAATGAGAAAACAGAAATCTGGCATTATTATCAATATAACTTCTATTGCAGGGTATATGGGATTGCCTTTTAGAGGTTTGTATTCAGCATCAAAAGGAGCGTTAGAATTGATTACAGAGGCTACAAGTATGGAGGTTAAAAATTTAGGAATTAGGGTGATAAGCGTTGCTCCTGGAGATTTTGCCACCAATATTGCGGCAGGTAGATATCATACACCCGTTTTTGAGAAATCGGCTTATAAAGCACCGTATCAAGCCAATTTAGATTTGATGGATGCACATGTACAAGGCGGTCTAGATCCTATAGAAATGGCAAAAACCGTGTATCAAATCATGAATACTACAAACCCTAAAATACATTATAAAGTAGGCGGATTTATGGAGAAGTTTTCTATTGTATTGAAAAGAATTTTACCAGATACGATATATCAAAAATTATTAATGAATCATTATAAACTTTAG
- a CDS encoding DUF4199 domain-containing protein, which translates to MENQAESKSFIVNNGAILGAASIVFSLVLYATGNHLPPHWSASVISIVLFIVFIVLGTKQFKEANGGFLSWGQGVKIGVGIAVLAGLMVVIYNYIFSNYIEPDFMAQLMEIQNQAFLDQGMTEEQIEAANEMTKTFQTPGIMAAVGIISYAIGGFIVSAITAAIMKKSEEETY; encoded by the coding sequence ATGGAAAATCAAGCAGAAAGTAAAAGTTTTATTGTGAATAATGGTGCTATTCTTGGAGCAGCTTCAATTGTATTTAGCCTAGTGCTATATGCTACAGGAAATCACTTGCCGCCTCATTGGTCTGCTTCTGTAATTAGTATTGTTTTATTTATTGTATTTATTGTTTTGGGAACAAAACAGTTTAAAGAAGCTAATGGCGGATTTTTATCTTGGGGTCAGGGTGTAAAGATTGGAGTGGGTATCGCCGTATTAGCAGGTTTAATGGTTGTGATTTATAATTATATTTTTTCTAATTATATTGAACCCGATTTTATGGCTCAATTGATGGAAATTCAAAATCAAGCCTTTTTAGATCAAGGAATGACAGAAGAGCAAATTGAAGCTGCCAACGAAATGACTAAAACCTTTCAGACACCAGGAATCATGGCCGCTGTAGGAATTATTAGTTACGCCATCGGAGGGTTCATTGTTTCTGCTATTACGGCAGCAATTATGAAAAAATCTGAAGAAGAAACCTATTAA
- a CDS encoding glycosyltransferase family 2 protein — MDISVVIPLLNEEESLQELHDWIAKVMQSNRYLYEILFIDDGSTDSSWQVIEKLSVKNKAVKGIRFQKNFGKSQALDAGFELATGAVVITMDADLQDNPEEIPELYNLIIDEGFDLISGWKKKRYDHVLSKNIPSKLFNAAARKTSGLKLHDFNCGLKAYKNEVIKTVKLSGEMHRYIPVLAKNEGFYKIGEKVVQHQARKYGETKFGMDRFINGFLDLITISFLSKFGKRPMHFFGLWGTFMFLFGISSAFYIGAYKLYKVYHGIKTILVTDNPWFFIALTSMILGTLLFLAGFIGELIIKNKSDEKHYTIKEKINF, encoded by the coding sequence ATGGATATTTCGGTAGTTATACCACTTCTAAACGAAGAAGAATCTTTACAAGAATTACACGATTGGATTGCAAAAGTTATGCAATCCAATCGTTATTTATATGAAATACTTTTTATTGATGATGGCAGTACTGATAGTTCTTGGCAGGTTATTGAAAAACTATCCGTTAAAAATAAGGCTGTAAAAGGTATCCGTTTTCAAAAAAACTTTGGTAAAAGTCAAGCTTTAGATGCTGGTTTTGAATTGGCAACGGGCGCCGTAGTCATTACCATGGATGCCGATTTGCAAGATAATCCTGAAGAAATCCCTGAATTATACAATTTAATTATTGATGAAGGTTTCGATCTAATTTCTGGTTGGAAAAAGAAACGCTATGACCATGTTTTATCTAAAAATATACCCTCCAAATTATTCAATGCTGCAGCGAGAAAAACGTCAGGATTAAAATTACACGATTTTAATTGTGGCTTAAAAGCGTATAAAAACGAGGTAATAAAAACGGTAAAACTAAGCGGAGAAATGCACAGGTACATTCCGGTTCTCGCAAAAAATGAAGGATTTTATAAAATTGGTGAGAAAGTAGTACAACACCAAGCCCGCAAATATGGAGAAACCAAATTTGGTATGGATCGTTTTATCAATGGGTTTCTCGATTTAATTACCATTTCATTTTTGTCTAAATTTGGCAAAAGACCCATGCACTTTTTTGGCCTTTGGGGTACTTTTATGTTTTTATTCGGAATCTCATCTGCTTTTTATATTGGCGCTTATAAACTGTACAAAGTGTATCATGGAATTAAAACAATATTAGTAACCGATAACCCTTGGTTTTTTATTGCTTTAACCTCCATGATTTTAGGAACTTTACTTTTTTTAGCAGGTTTTATAGGCGAACTCATCATCAAAAATAAAAGCGACGAAAAACACTATACAATTAAAGAAAAAATAAATTTTTAA
- a CDS encoding phospho-sugar mutase — protein MNDILEKAKKWLTPIFDTETQAEIQNLIDNNPKDLADRFYKDMEFGTGGMRGVMGAGTNRINKYTLGRATQGLSNYLIENVKKAQLKVVIAFDCRHNSKKFAKIVADVLSANNIKVYLFEDLRATPELSFAVRHLGCDAGIVLTASHNPPEYNGYKVYWADGGQIVPPHDAGIIGDVNALDFSQIKFEANEDLIEIIGKDVDDVFIKASVKNGSLSKKIERKNLKIVFTSLHGTSIVSVPDALAKAGYTDVHIVEEQSVPDGDFPTVKSPNPEEPEALKMATDLADKIGADIVIGTDPDCDRLGVAVRDTDGKMKLMNGNQTMVVMTEFLLKKWKDEGKMNGKQFVGSTIVSTELVNDVAANYNVETKVGLTGFKWIAKMVKDFPELDFIGGGEESFGYMVGDFVRDKDAVTATLLACEVAALAKQNGSSFYQELLNIYIDNNFYKEYLISITKKGMDGAAEIQQMLSDMRNNPILEIDGEKIETLCDYDASTKKNLITGEVTKIDLPKSNVLIYQTASGTRIAARPSGTEPKIKFYFSVNTSLDTIENVEKVESELDAKIQRIIKEMKLN, from the coding sequence ATGAATGATATTTTAGAAAAAGCAAAAAAATGGTTAACTCCTATTTTTGATACTGAAACTCAAGCAGAAATACAGAATCTTATTGATAATAACCCAAAGGATTTGGCTGATAGATTCTATAAAGATATGGAATTCGGAACCGGCGGAATGCGAGGAGTCATGGGAGCGGGAACTAATAGAATTAATAAATATACCTTAGGAAGAGCCACGCAAGGCCTTTCTAATTATCTGATAGAAAATGTAAAAAAAGCACAATTGAAAGTGGTCATAGCTTTTGATTGCAGACATAATAGTAAAAAGTTCGCAAAAATTGTTGCCGATGTTTTATCCGCAAATAATATTAAAGTTTACTTATTTGAAGATTTAAGAGCAACCCCAGAATTATCTTTTGCAGTGCGTCATTTAGGGTGTGACGCCGGTATTGTATTAACCGCATCTCACAATCCGCCAGAATATAATGGTTACAAAGTATATTGGGCAGATGGAGGACAAATTGTACCTCCGCATGATGCAGGAATTATTGGAGATGTAAATGCCTTAGATTTTTCTCAAATTAAATTTGAAGCCAACGAAGATTTAATTGAAATAATTGGTAAGGATGTTGACGATGTTTTTATTAAAGCTAGTGTAAAAAACGGTTCTTTATCGAAAAAAATTGAAAGAAAAAACTTAAAAATTGTCTTTACTTCTTTGCACGGAACCTCTATTGTTTCTGTGCCAGATGCTTTAGCAAAAGCAGGATATACAGATGTGCATATTGTAGAAGAACAAAGCGTACCCGATGGCGATTTTCCAACTGTAAAATCACCGAATCCGGAAGAACCAGAAGCCTTAAAAATGGCTACGGATTTAGCAGATAAAATTGGTGCAGATATTGTAATTGGTACAGATCCTGATTGTGATCGTTTGGGCGTTGCTGTTAGAGATACAGATGGAAAAATGAAGTTAATGAACGGGAACCAAACCATGGTAGTCATGACTGAATTTCTATTGAAAAAATGGAAAGATGAAGGAAAAATGAACGGAAAACAATTTGTAGGTTCTACGATTGTTTCTACAGAATTAGTGAATGATGTAGCTGCCAATTATAACGTTGAAACCAAAGTTGGTTTAACTGGTTTTAAATGGATTGCCAAAATGGTAAAAGATTTTCCAGAACTAGACTTTATTGGAGGTGGTGAAGAAAGTTTTGGTTATATGGTGGGTGACTTTGTTCGTGATAAAGATGCAGTTACCGCTACTTTATTGGCCTGTGAAGTGGCCGCTTTAGCAAAACAAAATGGCAGCTCATTTTACCAAGAATTGTTAAACATTTATATTGATAATAATTTTTATAAAGAGTATTTAATTTCCATTACTAAAAAAGGAATGGATGGTGCTGCAGAAATTCAGCAAATGTTAAGCGATATGCGCAACAATCCTATTTTAGAAATTGATGGTGAAAAAATTGAAACACTTTGTGACTATGACGCATCAACCAAAAAGAACTTAATTACTGGTGAAGTAACGAAGATTGATTTACCTAAATCGAATGTATTGATCTATCAAACGGCATCAGGAACAAGAATTGCTGCAAGACCAAGTGGAACAGAGCCAAAAATTAAATTTTATTTTAGTGTCAATACTTCTTTAGACACCATAGAAAATGTTGAAAAAGTAGAAAGTGAATTAGATGCTAAAATTCAACGTATTATCAAAGAGATGAAATTGAATTAA
- a CDS encoding ABC transporter ATP-binding protein: protein MSYFKDILKYEKKYRKFTVLNILFNILYAIFNVLSVLAFIPVLRILFSTEKKVISKPIYQGINGLGSYLENSFNYFISQKIINDGEVNVLLFICLLSLSLFFFKNLFRYLASYVITFLRTGIVKDLRDKLYEKIVALPIAYFSEKRKGDIIARMTSDVKEVETSILTSIEVLVREPLTVLISISIMLYISVELTLFVFILLPVSGFIISSISKKLKANSVKAQKETGNFLSFIEETLTGLRIIKGFNAESVIAKKFNNSTQNFRKLMTSVFHRQTLASPMSEFLGSATIITILWYGGTDVLKETSSLDSSKFLGYILLFYTVLNPIKLITTTYYNIQKGEASAERIMQILNTENTIKDKPNALVKEDFKDQIEFKDISFKYKDEYVLKNFSLTIKKGETVALVGQSGSGKSTLANLITRFYDVNKGAIFIDGIDIKDITKKSLRDLMGIVSQDSILFNDTVANNINLGNQNATDTAILEASKIANANEFIQDLPEKFHTNIGDSGGTLSGGQKQRLSIARAVLKNPPIMILDEATSALDTESEQLVQIALEKMMQNRTSLVIAHRLSTIQKANKIVVMKKGKIAEQGKHEELLAKKGEYFKLVSMQSLS from the coding sequence ATGAGCTATTTCAAAGACATTTTAAAATATGAAAAAAAGTATCGAAAATTTACAGTTCTAAATATTCTATTCAATATACTTTACGCAATTTTTAATGTGCTTTCTGTTTTAGCTTTTATTCCTGTTTTAAGAATTTTATTTAGCACGGAAAAAAAAGTAATAAGCAAACCTATTTATCAGGGCATAAATGGTCTTGGAAGCTATCTAGAAAATAGCTTTAACTATTTTATTTCTCAAAAAATAATAAATGATGGTGAAGTTAACGTCTTACTATTCATTTGTTTGCTATCGCTATCCTTATTCTTTTTTAAAAACTTATTTAGATATTTAGCCTCGTATGTAATTACTTTTTTAAGAACAGGCATTGTAAAAGATCTACGGGATAAATTATATGAAAAGATTGTAGCCTTGCCCATCGCGTATTTTTCAGAAAAGAGAAAAGGAGATATTATTGCCCGCATGACTTCTGATGTAAAAGAAGTAGAAACCTCTATTTTAACTTCTATAGAAGTATTAGTTAGAGAACCGCTAACGGTTCTTATCTCTATTTCTATTATGCTATATATAAGTGTAGAATTAACACTCTTTGTTTTTATATTATTACCGGTCTCTGGATTTATAATTTCATCAATCAGTAAAAAATTAAAGGCTAATTCTGTAAAAGCGCAAAAAGAAACTGGTAACTTTTTATCGTTTATAGAGGAAACCTTAACGGGTTTAAGAATTATAAAAGGTTTTAATGCCGAAAGTGTCATTGCCAAAAAATTTAATAATTCTACACAAAATTTCAGAAAATTAATGACCAGTGTTTTTCATAGACAAACATTAGCTTCACCTATGAGTGAATTTTTAGGATCTGCCACAATCATTACCATTCTTTGGTATGGAGGAACCGATGTTTTAAAGGAAACCAGCTCTTTAGATTCAAGCAAATTTTTAGGCTATATTCTTTTATTCTACACGGTATTAAACCCTATAAAATTAATAACAACCACGTATTACAATATTCAAAAGGGAGAAGCTTCTGCAGAAAGGATTATGCAAATTTTAAATACTGAAAACACTATTAAAGATAAGCCGAACGCTCTTGTTAAAGAAGATTTTAAAGATCAAATTGAATTTAAAGATATCTCTTTCAAATATAAAGATGAGTATGTCTTAAAAAACTTTTCATTAACGATCAAAAAAGGGGAAACTGTGGCGCTTGTTGGGCAATCTGGAAGCGGAAAATCTACTTTAGCCAATTTAATTACTCGCTTTTATGATGTAAATAAAGGTGCTATTTTTATAGATGGAATTGATATCAAAGACATCACCAAAAAATCTTTACGCGATTTAATGGGAATTGTTTCCCAAGACTCTATTCTCTTTAACGACACCGTTGCAAATAATATCAATTTAGGAAATCAAAATGCTACAGATACAGCAATTTTAGAGGCTTCCAAAATTGCAAATGCCAATGAATTTATTCAAGATTTACCAGAAAAGTTTCACACAAATATTGGTGATAGCGGTGGTACACTTTCTGGCGGACAAAAACAGCGTTTATCGATTGCTAGAGCTGTTTTAAAGAATCCACCAATTATGATTTTAGATGAAGCAACTTCGGCCCTAGACACAGAATCTGAACAATTAGTACAAATTGCATTAGAAAAAATGATGCAAAAT